The following coding sequences are from one Cyprinus carpio isolate SPL01 chromosome A24, ASM1834038v1, whole genome shotgun sequence window:
- the LOC109066652 gene encoding probable cationic amino acid transporter: protein MSAVFAKLDPRRIEWESSWYGLHSRILRTKPVDSMQEASDDLHGTRLARVLTTVDLVSLGVGSCVGTGMYVVAGLVAKEMAGPGVILSFIIAAVASILSGVCYAEFGVRVPKTTGSAYTYSYVTVGEFVAFFIGWNLILEYLIGTAAGASALSSMFDSLANHTISHYMINHLGTLNGLGKGEESYPDLLALLITMVVTVIVSLGVKNSVSFNNALNVVNLVVWVFMVFAGLFFLSGENWENGRFLPYGWSGVMQGAATCFYAFIGFDIIATTGEEAKSPDTSIPYAITASLITCLTAYVSVSVILTLLVPFNLIDGDAPLMEMFAVHGFLAGKYIVAIGAIAGLTVSLLGSLFPMPRVIYAMEGDGLLFGFLSFVSPHTETPVVACAVSGSLAALLALLVSLRDLIEMMSIGTLLAYTLVSVCVLLLRYQPDRDGFTSFLTKEEEEERKRKEEMMAASEKDMNSAGGEEYADNPCGAKNLPSKGDDESLIEKSDSGGYQSVSSGYSIGENGIEVDDSDSFLKRILGSHYYTIRMRLGLPNLGDRPTPATGRTVTSCVLLFFILTFFLWTLVIYGFDRVSGGAHWGMLPFIMTVIVLMVTLVIIIIRQPENPKKLPYMAPCVPFVPTAAMLVNIYLMLKLSSITWVRFVVWCSLGVLIYFSYGMWNSSLELSPREEAAHASCYQRYDTEVEDSFNIDEDLPPQEDEQEGQYQSWAAEEHSFQYQKHYDEQRPSNSHNYSSKGRTNKGFEEPDNEEYSPE from the exons ATGAGCGCTGTCTTTGCTAAACTGGACCCCAGGAGAATTGAGTGGGAGTCGTCCTGGTATGGACTCCACTCTCGAATCCTGCGCACTAAACCTGTGGACTCCATGCAGGAGGCCTCAGATGACTTGCATGGCACCAGACTCGCCCGTGTGCTCACTACGGTGGATCTGGTGTCACTTGGGGTGGGCAGCTGCGTGGGCACTGGCATGTATGTGGTCGCCGGGCTTGTTGCTAAGGAAATGGCAGGACCTGGTGTGATCTTGTCCTTCATCATTGCAGCTGTGGCATCCATTCTGTCAG GCGTCTGCTATGCTGAGTTTGGAGTGAGAGTGCCTAAGACAACAGGCTCCGCCTACACATACAGTTATGTCACAGTGGGAGAATTTGTGGCCTTTTTTATTGGCTGGAATCTCATTTTGGAGTATTTGATTGGCACAGCAGCGGGGGCCAGTGCACTGAGCAGCATGTTCGACTCTTTAGCCAATCACACCATCAGCCACTACATGATCAACCATCTTGGAACATTAAATGGCCTGG GTAAGGGAGAGGAATCTTATCCAGACCTACTGGCTCTGCTGATCACTATGGTGGTGACGGTGATTGTGAGTTTAGGGGTGAAAAACTCTGTGAGCTTCAATAATGCACTGAATGTTGTTAACTTGGTTGTGTGGGTCTTTATGGTGTTTGCCGGACTGTTTTTCCTTTCTGGAGAAAACTGGGAGAATGGAAGGTTTCTACCCTATGGCTGGTCAGGG GTCATGCAAGGAGCTGCAACCTGTTTCTATGCTTTCATTGGCTTTGATATTATCGCCACCACAGGAGAAGAGGCCAAGAGCCCCGACACTTCCATTCCATATGCCATAACAGCGTCTCTCATCACCTGTCTCACGGCGTATGTCTCT GTGAGTGTGATTTTGACATTGTTGGTGCCATTTAACCTGATTGATGGCGATGCCCCGCTTATGGAGATGTTTGCTGTTCATGGCTTCCTGGCAGGGAAGTATATTGTAGCCATAGGTGCTATTGCAGGACTCACTGTCAGCCTGCTGGGATCTCTGTTCCCTATGCCCAGAGTCATCTATGCCATGGAGGGAGATGGTCTGCTTTTCGG GTTCCTGTCCTTTGTGAGTCCGCACACAGAGACCCCTGTGGTGGCCTGTGCTGTATCAGGCTCTCTGGCTGCTCTGTTGGCTCTCCTGGTGAGTCTGAGGGACCTGATCGAGATGATGTCCATCGGCACGCTGCTGGCCTACACACTGGTGTCGGTGTGTGTGCTGCTTCTGCGATATCAGCCAGATAGAGACGGCTTCACCAGTTTCCTCAccaaggaggaagaggaggagcgaAAGAGGAAGGAGGAAATGATGGCAGCTAGCGAGAAGGACATGAACTCAGCTGGTGGAGAAGAGTATGCCGACAACCCCTGTGGAGCCAAGAACCTCCCCTCCAAAGGAGACGACGAATCGCTGATTGAAAAGTCAGATTCTGGGGGCTACCAGTCTGTTAGTTCCGGCTATAGTATTGGAGAGAATGGCATTGAGGTGGATGACTCTGATAGTTTCTTGAAACGCATATTAGGGTCCCATTATTACACTATACGGATGCGTTTGGGCCTGCCGAACTTGGGCGATAGGCCCACTCCTGCCACAGGACGCACTGTTACTTCCTGTGTACTCCTTTTCTTCATCTTGACCTTCTTTCTCTGGACCCTTGTCATCTATGGCTTCGACCGGGTCTCAGGAGGAGCTCACTGGGGAATGTTACCTTTTATAATGACTGTAATTGTCCTCATGGTTactttggttattattattatccggCAGCCTGAGAACCCTAAAAAGCTGCCTTACATGGCGCCCTGTGTGCCCTTTGTGCCCACCGCTGCCATGCTGGTGAACATTTACCTCATGCTCAAACTATCCAGCATCACCTGGGTGCGCTTTGTGGTGTGGTGCTCACTAG GTGTGCTCATCTATTTTAGTTATGGGATGTGGAACAGCTCGCTGGAACTCAGCCCTAGAGAGGAAGCGGCTCACGCCAGCTGCTACCAGAGGTATGACACAGAGGTGGAAGACAGCTTCAATATCGATGAAGACCTCCCTCCTCAGGAGGACGAACAAGAGGGACAGTACCAGAGCTGGGCGGCTGAGGAGCACAGTTTTCAGTACCAGAAACACTATGATGAACAGAGACCGTCCAACAGTCACAATTACAGTAGCAAAGGCAGGACCAATAAAGGCTTTGAGGAGCCGGACAATGAAGAGTATTCACCTGAGTGA
- the LOC109066663 gene encoding claudin-11-like: MTHSCRLLSGFLMSCIGWTGIIIATSTNEWVLTCKYGMHTCRKMDELETKGLWTECVISTAQYHCISLNQILDIPAYIQTSRALMVSASLLGLPSLALVLLAMPCFKLSQESEDTKHRRAVLGGLLILFISLCGMVSTVWFPIGVLHEDGLMSFGFSLYAGWVGSALCFFGSSVMICCSRGDGPSQNLENRYYYSKHSGVTNSGPPINSHAKSAHV; the protein is encoded by the exons ATGACTCATAGCTGTCGTCTGCTTAGTGGTTTTTTAATGAGTTGCATCGGCTGGACTGGTATTATAATAGCGACCTCGACAAACGAATGGGTGCTGACCTGTAAGTACGGCATGCACACCTGCAGGAAGATGGATGAGCTGGAGACCAAGGGCTTGTGGACCGAGTGTGTCATCTCTACTGCTCAATATCACTGCATCTCACTCAACCAGATCCTCGATATACCAG CTTACATCCAGACGTCGCGCGCTCTGATGGTCTCCGCCTCTCTGCTCGGACTTCCCTCTCTGGCGCTCGTGCTGCTGGCGATGCCGTGCTTCAAACTGAGCCAAGAGAGCGAAGACACCAAACACAGACGCGCAGTGCTGGGAGGACTCCTTATACTCTTCATAT CTCTGTGTGGGATGGTGTCAACGGTGTGGTTCCCTATTGGCGTGCTTCACGAGGACGGCCTGATGTCGTTCGGATTCTCTCTGTATGCTGGCTGGGTCGGTTCAGCCCTTTGTTTTTTTGGCAGCTctgtgatgatttgctgctcaaggggTGATGGCCCAAGTCAAAATCTTGAAAACCGCTACTACTACTCAAAACACAGCGGCGTTACCAACTCCGGCCCTCCTATAAACAGTCACGCCAAGAGCGCACATGTGTGA